Proteins from a genomic interval of Nasonia vitripennis strain AsymCx chromosome 3, Nvit_psr_1.1, whole genome shotgun sequence:
- the LOC100121245 gene encoding UDP-glucuronosyltransferase 2C1-like, translating into MVISNMYSVLLLLSVLCLIAQTSESLRILGIFPMNVKSHFATCGELMRGLAEKGHRVDVYSHFPLKNPKPPNYTDYSLDGTLAPVTNNLTYDVTSLTTATDAIVTWLELGGRPACQLIGLPIFQKLLHEPPKDPAYDLVIVEVSLANCHIAWGRRLNIPVIGVVAPLLPDWLHNHLGNPINLAVESSSFAPFAAPASFYERLKNFYIFHHLRLSFNYYVRRQDEYVAKFFGTDYPNSVELQKDLSLVLVNHHSALSGLRTFAPPVVPIGGLHIVDRNESLPQELQEWLDESKHGFVYFSFGSMIRIETFPDHMLDAFYKTFKNIAPVRVLLKIARPEELPAGMPSNVLTQSWIPQIQVLKHKRIKAFVTHGGLMGTQEAARYGVPMVGVPLISDEFFNVENCVRKRIAVKVDLKQVTEKTLTRALRQVLDDPFYKRNAEQISKDFTDVPMTPMNTALFWIEYIARHGKNALRSPIVDMPWWQSSLFDVYTFICAVFVLTTCIVKIVYKKVVRTMKLKND; encoded by the exons ATG GTCATTTCAAACATGTATTCGGTCTTACTCCTCTTATCCGTTCTATGTCTCATCGCCCAAACCTCTGAATCTCTCCGTATTTTGGGCATATTTCCCATGAACGTAAAAAGCCATTTCGCAACTTGCGGAGAACTGATGCGGGGTCTGGCAGAGAAGGGCCATCGCGTGGACGTGTACAGTCACTTCCCTTTAAAAAATCCAAAGCCGCCGAATTACACGGATTACAGTCTCGACGGCACACTGGCACCGGTGACCAACAATTTGACGTACGATGTTACGAGCCTTACTACTGCAACCGATGCGATAGTCACTTGGCTGGAACTCGGAGGAAGACCGGCTTGCCAACTTATTGGGCTtccgatttttcaaaaattgctGCATGAACCGCCGAAAGATCCGGCTTATGATCTTGTCATAGTGGAA GTATCATTGGCAAACTGCCACATCGCATGGGGAAGACGCCTCAACATCCCGGTGATCGGTGTAGTAGCTCCTCTTCTTCCAGACTGGCTTCACAATCACCTCGGCAATCCCATCAACTTGGCCGTAGAATCGAGTTCCTTTGCTCCGTTCGCCGCTCCGGCGAGTTTCTACGAACGATTGAAGAATTTCTACATCTTCCATCATCTCAGATTGTCGTTTAATTATTACGTGCGACGTCAGGACGAGTATGTGGCGAAATTCTTCGGCACCGATTACCCAAACTCGGTCGAGCTGCAAAAAGACCTATCGCTCGTTCTCGTCAATCATCATTCAGCTCTTAGTGGTCTGAGAACGTTTGCGCCGCCAGTCGTGCCGATCGGCGGTCTACACATCGTCGATCGCAACGAGTCTTTACCACAG GAGTTGCAAGAATGGCTAGATGAAAGCAAGCACGGATTCGTTTACTTTTCCTTCGGCTCCATGATCCGAATCGAAACATTTCCTGATCACATGCTCGACGCTTTTTATAAGACATTCAAGAACATAGCACCGGTACGTGTGCTTTTGAAAATTGCAAGGCCGGAAGAGCTGCCTGCAGGAATGCCGTCGAATGTTTTAACTCAATCTTGGATACCACAAATTCAGGTCTTGA AGCACAAGAGGATCAAAGCCTTTGTTACGCACGGTGGTCTAATGGGTACGCAGGAAGCAGCTCGTTATGGTGTACCCATGGTCGGAGTGCCTTTGATAAgcgatgaatttttcaacgTGGAAAATTGTGTTCGTAAACGGATAGCTGTTAAAGTTGATTTGAAACAAGTGACAGAGAAGACGTTGACCCGAGCTTTGCGACAAGTTTTAGATGATCCTTTCTACAA ACGAAATGCTGAACAAATTAGCAAAGACTTTACGGATGTGCCTATGACTCCCATGAACACAGCTTTATTTTGGATCGAGTACATTGCCCGGCACGGCAAAAATGCACTGCGATCGCCCATTGTAGATATGCCGTGGTGGCAATCTTCTCTTTTCGATGTGTATACTTTTATTTGTGCGGTATTCGTCTTGACGACATGTATCGTGAAAATAGTATACAAAAAAGTAGTCAGAAccatgaaattaaaaaatgactgA
- the LOC100680257 gene encoding zinc finger protein 45 — protein sequence MASQIFATSSIESFAPIYPIIAMDFSDTNYENIWMNLDEVKIASPAAMHPISTTDFLEMGCGNVLTDLDEEKLLNSIFNEGINTTNNDANSVQTSDDDMQEFMREFVLISPKDTKPQLSYTLDNSEENLSRSSEYKPVSPNTENDQSLLFTDISQTTQSSPEASSSPVTTPKPSININNIPLSFRQQRYRSLKLSQVCEVCGKAFRTRQHLQRHRLEKHAEDLCLDLVPYTCQQCNKHFKRREHLQIHQRTKHSNVKDYKCETCGKEFVTKSHLKRHMLYHERTKTKTASICTGCGRAFARKGNLAKHVANGCIGIRSPGA from the exons atggcTAGTCAAATTTTCGCCACGTCGTCGATCGAAAGCTTTGCACCTATCTATCCGATCATCGCGATGGACTTCTCGGATAcaaattatgaaaatatttggATGAATTTGGATGAAGTAAAAATCGCAAGCCCTGCAGCGATGCATCCGATATCCACGACAGACTTTTTGGAAATGGGTTGTGGAAATGTTTTGACAGATCTGGATGAAGAAAAACTGTTGAACAGTATTTTCAACGAGGGCATAAACACGACTAACAATGACGCGAATTCCGTACAAACTTCTGACGATGATATGCAAGAATTTATGAGAGAATTTGTTCTTATTAGTCCCAAAGATACTAAACCGCAATTGAGTTATACGTTGGATAATTCAGAGGAGAATTTATCAAGAAGTTCCGAGTATAAACCTGTATCGCCTAATACCGAAAATGACCAGTCTCTGCTGTTTACTGATAT ATCACAAACAACGCAGAGCTCGCCGGAAGCCTCCAGCTCTCCAGTAACCACCCCAAAACCATCGATCAATATCAACAACATCCCTTTGTCCTTTCGACAACAACGATACCGATCTCTAAAACTCTCGCAAGTCTGCGAAGTCTGCGGAAAAGCCTTCAGGACGCGTCAACACCTGCAACGTCATCGTCTCGAAAAACACGCGGAAGATCTGTGCCTGGACTTGGTCCCCTATACCTGTCAACAATGCAACAAGCATTTCAAGCGTCGGGAACATCTGCAGATCCATCAACGCACGAAACACTCCAACGTCAAGGATTACAAGTGCGAGACCTGTGGAAAAGAATTCGTCACTAAGAGTCACCTCAAGAGACACATGCTGTATCACGAGAGAACGAAAACCAAAACTGCGTCGATTTGCACAGGCTGCGGGAGAGCTTTCGCGAGAAAGGGTAATTTGGCTAAGCACGTGGCTAACGGGTGCATTGGTATTAGGTCACCTGGTGCATAA